The genomic window GTGCTGGAAGTGTTTTGAGCGTGCTGCAATTTAATGCCGGATGGTTACAGGGTACAAAATTATAGTTGTTGCTGACAGACTGATCCTCCTCAGAAGCTCTGGCCGCTAGTTGATCGCCATGTGCTAGAACATCCAGAAACTTAATAGTAATTAGTCGGGATAGCCTCAGTCAGACCAATATATGTCTATTTGAGCGGGTGAATTGTTTGAGTTGTATGAAAATCTATTGAAGATTTACTTATAATGGCCGATCGAAATATGGGATGATTAAATGAATATTTATTGTCAACAAGTGGTTGCATTTCAACAGAAGTGTCACCTCTAGATTAACGAATTAACTAATATGAGCATGAAGCTCATGTTTTGTCCTAAAAAAGATAGAATGAACGTGTTGGTCACCTATACGTTGATATTCGCTTCTTCGTGAACCCCACCCCTTCATTCTGCGGTTCCAGTATTCACTGACCGCTATCTTTATGCATAAACTGATCCAAGCCGTTTTAAACAGCGACGAGAAAAAGGCTCTACATCAGCTAATTGACACATTGAGCATCTCAGGCAAGCGCTACTTTTTGCGGAACGAAATTCAACAGACGTTTGCTGAGTGCTGTCACCACTTATCTCAGTTCGGTTACGCGTATCACAGCTCTTCTCTGAGCCAGCTGATGCACTATACCCATGAAATAATTTTGGATGAGAACAGCGTTTGGTTGGTAGTGCGTCCCTGGATTGCCAGCCAGCAGGTGTGGCGGCTTACCTTAGACTTGGCCACTGGCTCAGAGATGACACTTCAGTCGCTCCTTGATGTCCTCGATCGCCAGGTTAATTGCTACCAGCCTCACATCCTCAACATTGACTTCCAGCCTTTCTATCAAAAGTCTCCGGTCATTGATGACCCAAGAAACATAGGTCAGGGTCTGGCGTTTCTCAATCGCTACCTGTGCAATAAGCTGCTGACCGAATTCGACTATTGGTTAAAGGCATTGTTTAATGCCCTGCATGTGCTCGAATACGACGGCATGCAGCTATTGATCAACGATCGCATTCAGTCTGGTGTTGAGCTATCACAACAGGTTAAACTGGGACTCAAGTTTTTAGGGGAGTATGCCCCCGATTGCCCCTATAAAAGCCTTCACCTTGATCTCCAAGCTCTTGGATTTGAACCGGGTTGGGGCAATACCGCTTCTCGCACTCGCGAAACCCTGGAACTGCTGAATCGCCTGATCGAAGATCCCGAACCTGCAATTTTGGAAGCCTTTGTGGCGCGCGTCCCTGCGGTTTTTCGAGTGGTGTTGATTTCCATAAATGGTTGGGTAAGCCAAGAAAGCGTCTTGGGACGACCAGAGATCCGAAGTCAAGTTGACTATGTGCTGGAGCAAGCGCGGAGTCTAGAAAACCAACTCCAAGCCAACATCGAGCAGTCGGGTCTGGAATTGCTGGGGATTCATCCCCAGGTGATCATTCTCACCCGCTTGATTCCTACTTGTACGGAAACGCAATGCGCTCTTCCCTGGAAAAAGGTGGAGGGCACGGATAACACCTGGATTCTGCGGGTACCTTTCCAGGAATTCAACCCAGCCGTGACGCAGAACTGGATTTCTAAGTTTGAGACTTGGCCTTATCTCGAAAGCTTTGCGGTGGATGCAGAACGGGAACTGCTGGCAAAATTTGGAGGGAAACCCAATCTCATCATTGGTAACTATAGCGAGGGCAATCTGGTCGCATCTCTGCTGGCACGTCGTCTCAACGCCATCCAGTGCAACATTGCCCATTCCCTGGAAAAGCCGAAATACTTATTCAGCAATCTTTACTGGCAAGACCTAGAGAGCCAGTATCACTTTTCAGCCGAGTTTACCGCCGATCTGATCAGCATGAATGCTGCTGATTTCATCCTCACTTCCTCCTATCAGGAAATTGTGGGTACGCCGGAGAGCCTGGGTCAGTATGAATCCTACAAGTGCTTCACGATGCCCAATCTATACCATGTGATTGACGGCATTGACCTATTTAGCCCCAAGTTTAACCGCGTGCCACCCGGTGTGAATGAGCAAATATTCTTCCCTTACCATCAGATTAAAAATCAGGATGCTGCAAAAAATGCTGGCATTCAAGCACTGGTCTTTGAGCAGCAAAAACCGCACATTTTTGGTCATCTAGACCAGCCCAAAAAACGCCCAATGCTTGCGGTTTCATCGATGAGTGCCATTAAGAATGTAACCGGATTGGTGGAGTGCTTTGGTCGCAGCCTGGAATTGCAGACCCACTGTAACCTGATTCTGCTCACGAATGCATTGGATGTGGTAACTACTTCCAATTCCGAAGAAGGCAGGGAGATTTCCAAACTGCACGCCCTGATTGATCAGTATCGTCTGCATGGCCACATTCGTTGGTTGGACGTACGTCTGTCTACCCACGATCTCGGTGAAGCCTACCGAGCGATCGCCGATCGCCAAGGAATTTTTATTCACTTTGCCAAGTTTGAAGCCTTTGGACGCACGATTCTGGAAGCGATGATCTCCGGGTTGCCCACCTTTACAACTCAATTTGGCGGTTCCTTAGAAATTATCCAGGACGGCACCAACGGCTTTCATATTAACCCCACCGACTTAGACGGTAGCGCTGAGAAAATCCTCCAGTTTTTTCATCAATGCGATACCCATCCTGAATACTGGTACGAGATATCCAATCGCGCTATTCAACGGATTCAAGAGCAATACAACTGGCCAGTCCACACCCGACAGCTCTTACTGCTGACCAAGATTTATAGCTTTTGGAACTACATTTATTCTGACAATCGTCACGGGCTGCAATGCTACTTAGAAGCCCTTTTCTATCTCCTCTACAAACCCAGAGCCGAGCTGATTTTAGCAGAACATCTGAAACGGTAAGGGGAGCGGGGGAGATCATTTTTCTTTGCCCTCTACCGCTCGACATCTCTACGGTTTTGCCGCTCCCTCATCCCCCCTCCAACCTCAATGAACACGCCAAGCTCTCGTGATTTGATTTACACAGACTGGACGCTGATCGAATCCCAATTTGATCCTCAGCAGTTGCGTTCTAGAGAAACCGTATTTACGATCGGCAACGGTTATTTAGGGACGCGGGGCAGTTTTGAGGAGGGCTACCCCCATGCCTTGCCAGCCACCTTAGTGCATGGGGTGTATGACGATGTGCCCGTGGTCTATACCGAGCTGGCAAATTGTCCCGACTGGTTGTCATTGGTTGTGATTGTCAACGGCGAGCGGTTTCGCCTCGATCGAGGTGAAATGATCCACTATAAACGGCAGCTCGACTTGCGTCACGGGATGCTGAGTCGATCGGTGCGCTGGCGGAGTCCCACTGGAAATACCTTAGATTTAAAGTGGGAGCGCTTTGCTAGCTTGGCAGATCCCCAGGTGTTGGGATTGCGCTGCGAGATTACCCCCGTCGATTTTAATGGTGAGATCGAGGTGCAGTCCAGCCTCAATGGCTATCCTGAAAATCAAGGCTTTGACCACTGGGAGCGGCTCGATCAGGGCAAGACAAAGCTAGGGATAGATCTGGGGATAGAGCCAGGGATTTGGCTTCAGGTTCGCACCCGCAGTTCCCGGATCGAACTTGCCATGGCGGCCAAAATGACGGTAGATGGCACCGATGCCGATTTTCAGGTGACGAATACACCGGGCTATCCCACCTTGATGATCTGCTTTAGCGGCACAGCAGGTCAAACCGTCAGCCTAGAAAAGATGGTGACGGTGTTCACCTCCCAGGAGACGGAGTTGCCAGTGCAGGCCGCACAAGTCAAATTGGCTGAACTGCCATCCTATAGCGTACTGCGCAATGCTCATCAGCAGGCGTGGAACGAGGTTTGGCAGCATAGTGATATTGAGATTGAGGGCAATAGCAAAGCTCAGTTGGCTGTTCGCTATAACCTGTTTCAACTCTTCATCAGTGCATCCCTACACAATAGTCAGGTCAGCGTTCCCGCTAAAACGCTGTCGGGATTTGGCTATCGAGGGCATATCTTTTGGGATACTGAAATTTTTATCCTGCCCTTTTTCACCTTGACGCAACCCGCGATCGCCCGCAACCTGCTGACCTACCGCTATCACACCCTGAATGGGGCTCGACGCAAAGCCGCACATAGTGGGTACCAAGGAGCAATGTTTGCCTGGGAAAGTGCGGCCACTGGAGATGAGGTAACGCCGCGATGGGCGATGCCCAACGATCCCTATGCAGAAGATGTGCGCATCTGGTGCCGCGATCGCGAAATTCATATTAGCGCCGACATTGCCTATGCTGTCTGGCAATACTGGCAGGCCAGCGGCGACGATATCTGGCTGCGAGACTTCGGAGCCGAAATCATCCTGGACACAGCCCTTTTCTGGATGAGTCGATTGGAGTGGAATGCCAAGCAGCAACGGTATGAACTGTGCGGTGTCATCGGAGCCGATGAATACCACGAGCAGGTGAATAACAATGTATTCACCAATCGCATGGTGCAGTGGCATTTAGAAAAGGCAGTTGTCGTCCATGAGTGGATGCGGCTCAAGTTTCCCGATCGTGCAACTGAACTAGCACAACGATTGCAACTCACCTCAGAGCAATTGCAGCACTGGCAAGCGATGATCGCCCAGATTTACATCCTTTACGATGCCAAAACCGGACTGATCGAACAATTCGAGGGGTTTTTCCAACTCAAGGATATCGACTTAAGCGCCTATGAACCGCGAGATCGATCCATTCAAGCGGTTCTCGGAATTGATGAAACAAATCAGCGGCAGGTACTCAAGCAACCCGACGTGCTGATGCTCCTCTACCTGATGCGAGGTACGCCAGCAGCCTTTCCCTATTGCCCTGACGTGCTGCGAAGGAACTGGAACTACTACGCTCCTCGCACAGACATCACCTACGGATCGTCCCTGGGGCCAGCCATTCACGCGATCCTCGCCGCCGATCTCGGGGCAGCCGATCCCGAAGAGCAGTTTATGCAGGCAGCCCTGGTTGATCTCGAAGATACGCGCGGTAATACAGCCGACGGCATTCATGCGGCTTCGGCAGGGGGGATCTGGCAAGCTGTGGTTTTCGGCTTCGGCGGCATTCAACTCAAGGACAGCGGCCCCGTTGCGACTCCCCATCTCCCTCCCAGTTGGACTCGCCTCAAATTTAAACTCAACTGGCGCGGCACCTGGTACAGTTTCGATCTATCACCCCCACTGGCTCAAGCCCCTGATGCTCAAGTTCCTGACATCCAAGGCTTGATCTTCGACCTCGATCGGGGTTTTGACGGACACTGCCGAATTTCACTATCGAGCCTGGCAGCGACTGGCTGACGAAGCCGGACTGCCCTTCGATCGGCAGGCAAACGAAGCGCTGCGGGGAGTGTCTCGTCGAGAATCGCTGCGGCTGATCGTGGGCGATCGCCCGTATTCAGAAGCCGCGCTCGAGGAGATGATGGATCGCAAAAACCGCTACTATGTGGAATCTATCCAAGGCATCACACCCGAGGATGTCCTGCCAGGGGTCATTGAGTTATTAGACGAACTCCGGCAAGCGGGAATTAAAATCGCGATCGCCTCTGCCAGCAAGAATGCGCGAAGCGTGATCGAGAAATTAGGGATTGCTAATCGCGTGGATGCGATCGCAGATGGCTACAGCGTCGAGCACCCCAAACCTGCCCCTGATCTCTTTCTGTACGCTGCGACTCAGTTAGGACTCGACTCTGTCCACTGTATTGTGGTTGAAGATGCTGCTGTTGGAATTGAAGCTGCTATTACTGCCGGCATGGGGACAATTGGACTCGGGGTAGCCGATCGGATTGGAAATGCTGATATTGTTTTATCCAATCTCAATGGGGTTCACCTGACGGATCTACAAACCAAATGGTCGTGTACCAGACCTTTTGTTCTGATGACTCAAGATCATCAGCTGTCGCGCATCCAAACTGCAAGAAACCAGTCTTGAACGGTAGTGAACTGCTAAGGGAGAATAAAAGCTATAAGGCATTGCTGCATAAGCATTTAAGGCATTTTAGCCGTAACAGTCTGAAACCTCAGTCAATCAAGGTTTTCAGTTGATCCTCCTCCTTTTAGAGACCAGTGCCGGATGCTCCCCTGGCGATCAACATCAGAACCCGATTTTTCCAGATACTCTACAGTGAGAGATAGCCACAATTCAAGGCTGTTTCTCACTTCTGGGGTGCGATCGCTACATGTTGTTGTCTGCAAGCTCGGAATTTGTTGCCCTGTGTCGGCTACAAGTTGTACTGCTGAGTCAGGCACTCGGAGCCTCCCAAAGTATTGTCTACCTGACGGAAGATCTGAATCTAGGAGCAGATGCCAAGCTCGTGCCCGTGGTCGCCTATCCAGAAGTTTCCGTGCAGCGGGAGGATATCCAAACCTGGGTCTCTCTGCCATCAGAAGCGGATCAGGGGATCAGTTCATGTCTGCTTGCCGCCCCAGCATTACCGCTGCCGCTTACGGATCAGATGCCTCCTGGCCGGCCAAATCGCTCTCTGGTGACGCAACAACAATTGATGCTGCCCTTAATGCACGAAAGTGTGATGTTGGGGTTGTTAGTCACCGCCCGCGAAGATCGGGTTTGGACAACCTGGGAACAGACCCAAATCGAAAAAACTTGCCCACACCCTGGCAATCGCTTGCGTTTTAGATCAGCGATACCTCTGGTTACTCCAAGATCAGCAGCAGCAGCAGTGCCTAGAACAGCAGCAGCACGATATTCTCGACAACCTGCTGCATCAACTCCGGAGTCCGCTCACAGCCCTCCGAACCTTTGGGAAACTGCTGCTCAAGCGCCTCTTACCCAGCGATCGCAATCGAGAAATTGCCACCAGTATTGTCCGCGAAAGCGATCGGTTACAAGATCTATTGAGACAGGTTGAGCAACTGTTCCAGATTCGCCCCACCCATACATCCCTCCTCCCCCCTGCTACCCCTGGGCAGAAGGCACTAACCGCTGGTCAACCTATAGCTGTGCAGCCCCCGCAGCTGTTGCTCCCCGCCAGTTTACTGCCTGCCGCTCCCCTGGCACCCTGTTCAGTCCTTGCCATCCTCAACCCCTTGATTCCCTCAGCCCAGGCGATCGCCCAGGAACGGGGGTTAATCTTAGAGGTCGATCTCCCTGACCCCTTGCCGCCAGTCCACGCTAATCTCAAGACAATTCAGGAAGCCATCTCCAACGTGATTGAAAACGCCCTTAAGTACACCCCCGCTGGGGGACAGATCTGGATTCACGCCTACCAAGATCATCCTGCGGTGCCCCATGACGATACCGTTACCATTGCCATCAGTGATACGGGTCCTGGCATTTCCCCTGGGGATCAGACTCATATTTTTGAGCGGCATTATCGTGGCAGTCAGGCAGAGAGTGATATTCCCGGTAGTGGTCTGGGACTGGCGATCGCCCACGATCTGGTACAGCAGATGCAGGGTGGCATTCAGGTGATTAGCCCCGCTCAACTCCCCCTCAATAGCCAACCCGCCTTCAACCCCAACTATCCAGGAACCACCTTCCTGATTTGGCTACCTGTTAGTCATTCAGTTATCATACCTAGGTAGTTCCCACATTAGGCATTCCTAGTACAGTCAGAGTATAGGCAGTGTCCTCAGTCGTCACAGCCTCTCTGGAGCGCGGTTTGTCCTAGGCAATCACGGGTTTGGTAAATTTCCTAGCCGTAGATTATTGTTGATCCATGCCACCATAAGCTGTGAACCATAGAGACATCGATCTGATATCTGAGGACGACGGGGAATCAAGATGAGCCAGATGCACCCGACCCAAGTGGATCAGCTGAAGAGCATCGGAGCCGATCTGCGTCAAAAGCGCCAGGAACGCTCCATTTCTCTTGAAGAAGTGGCTATTAAGACCTATATTCCCCTCCAACGGTTAAAGGCCCTAGAAGATGGCCAAATCGACCGCCTACCAGAACCGGTATTTGTCCAAGGCTTTATTCGTCGCTACGGGGATGCCATTGGCCTTGATGGCGGGGCGATCGCTAAATCCTTTTCCACCGTTCTAGAACCCGAACCTCCTATAAAGACTGCATCCAGAAGATCTGTAAGCTCTATAACCACAGCCACCTCTCCCCAAGGGCAGTTCAAGTTCAAGTCTCTTTATCCTCTCGTCGGCACGGTTGTCACCGTTGGGGTTGCTATAGGCCTTGGCTACTGGTTCACACAGGATTTCCTACCCCACCTCAGCCTCCAGCCGCAAGCACTTCCAGTCCCTGACCCCAGCCCTTCCCTGGCTCCGGTAGTTGTCAGCCCTACCCCCCGAAGCATCGCCGCTGACTGCTACAGTTCAGGTAACCATTAGCCTTACTGGTGAGTCCTGGTTGAAAGTGATTGTTGATGGCAAGTCAGAATTTGAAGGGATTCTCAACAAAGGCACTCAAAGAACCTGGCAGGCTCAGAAAGAACTGATCCTGAGGGCTGGCAATGCGGGTGCGGTGATGACCTCTGTCAATCAAGGGGTGGAACAACCCTTTGGCAGCCTCGGTGAAGTTAAAGAAATTACCCTATCTAAAAATCAAGTGCAGATCGCCCCAACTAATTAAGTGAAGGAACTCAAAGTACCTTGGCTCGCAGTAAAGCTGTGGGCAGACATAGGAGTTTACGAACGTTGGGAACGTAGGCACGGCAACGAAAAACATCATACTGGTTGCGTTCAATTGCATCCAGGATTTTGCTATAGAGCATCAGTGCTGCCCACACTGGCCAGCGGGCATCTTCACTGAGGACATTAATCCCCTTTTCCGCTTGGGCATAAAACTTACGTGCCCGTTGAATCTGGAAACACATCAATTCCCGCCAGCGGTTATCGACCACCCCATTCATTAAGTCCTGTTCCGTGTAGTTAAACCGCGCTAGTTCTTCTTGAGGTAGATAAATACGCCCCCGGCGGGCGTCTTCTCCGACATCTCGCAAAATATTGGTCAGCTGGTTGGCAATGCCTAGGGCTACAGCTTCTTCGGTAGGAGTGGTCTGGGACTGACCGCAATCCCAAGGAGTTGTAGAGCGAGGTGGTTGGACTCCCATGACCACGGTAGACATTAACCCCACGGTTCCCGCCACTCGATAACAGTAGAGGTTGAGATCTTCAAAGGTTTCATAGCGACTGCGGTAGAGATCCATCCGCTGTCCGGCAATCATATCCCGAAAGGGTTGAATATCTAAGGGAAATTGCTTAATGGTATCCACCAACGCCACATCTAAGTCATCAGCAGGGTTTCCAGCAAACGCTGACTCCAACTGAGCTTCCCATTCATCCAGGGTTTTGGCCGTGGTGAGGCGTGCTGCGGGGCCATCCACTAGTTCATCGGTGCGACGACACCAGGCATAGATGGCCCAAATTGCTCGACGCTTTGCCTCTGGCATCAATAGCGTCCCTAAGTAGAAGGTCTTTGCGTACTTCGCCGTAATTTGCCGACAAAGTTCGTAGGCGTGCTCTAGAGATGCCAGAGTGGTCATGCGAGGAAATTCAGACAGTTGCAGCATTCGTTGCAGGCTGAGAAAGAGGCGAATTCAACGCTTGGGTCACCGCAGATGGGGCAGGATTAGCCAATGTAATTGCCTGTGCTGTCAGCTTACCAGAAAGTACCGCCCCCTCCATACTGCCCAGGTAGGGTTGCATGGTATAGCTACCTGAGAGGAAAAAATTTGTGATCGGGGTCGTCTGCTGCGGACGATGTTGTTGACGACCGGGCGTGGCTTTATAGACCGATCGCGGAGTTTTGACTACCTTTGCCTTCAGCACCTGTGCGGGGTGTGGAATCTGGTCTGGAAACAGACGCGTCAGTTCCTGGAGGGTGGCGGCAATAATTGCCTCCTCCGATTGACCAATCCAGTCTTGGGCTGGAGCCAGAACCAACTCCAGCATCGACCGATCAGGATCGGCGTACTCCCGACAGGTATTACTCATGTCAGCATAGACACTGAGCAACGCCGAACGGGAAAACAGCAGTTGATCCACGTCCGTGAGCTTGCGATCAAACCAGATTTGAACATTGATCACAGGGACTCCCTCCAGCCCTGCCAGTTGTTGGAAGTAGGCCAGGGATTTCCAGGGTTCAGGCATCATCAGCTTCAGCGCATCCACTGACATCGCTGAGACGTAGGCATCGGCAACAATCTCTGTGTCCGGGGCATCCTTCAGACCTCGGATCAAGAAGTGGTTCACAGTACCATCGGCATTTAGCACTATCTGCTTAAGGGGGGCGTTGATGCGTACCTCCCCTCCCAGAGCCGTCACATAGTCAACAATGGGCTGGCACAAACGTTCCGGCGGCGCACCATCTAAGAAGGCAATTTTAGAGCCGTACCGTTCCCGGAGAAAACGATTCAGCGCCGTCAGGGGAATCGTAGCTGAAACTTCATCGGGATTAATAAAGGTCAGCGCTTTCGAGGCCGCAATAAAAATATCGGTGTTGACTTGCTCATCAATCCCCTGGTGCCGGAGCCACTCTAGGAGACTATACCGATCCATGTCTTCTACATATTGCTGTCCCCGGACAATGGCTGGGAGCAGTCCGATCGCAAATCGGATCTTTTGGCTCCAGGTCAGCATGTCGTTGTTGCGAAGAATCGACAGAATGACATTAAACGGTGCTGGAATGTCAGGGACATCAAAGCGAGAGAGGGTTCCAGGCTTTTCAGGCTGGTTAAAAATCAGGGTGTGCGCTTTCCACTGCAATCGCTCTTCAATGCCCAGTTCCTGAAGGAGTTGTAGCATGTTGGGATAGGCACCAAAAAAAGCGTGTAACCCAGTCTCAATCCAGTCGCCATCTTCGTCCTTCCAGGCCGCTACCAGGCCGCCCAAAACCGAGTCGCGTTCTAAGATAAGGGGGGTATGACCCGCATCCACTAGATACTTTGCACAGGATAACCCTGCTAATCCGCCGCCCGCGATCGCTACCCGCATGTGAGTTGACTACTCTTTAATATTTCTTTAATGTTCTTTGCCGATTATACGTTGCATTTCGTTACAAGAAAACCGCTTTCTCCCAAGAATCCTAAGAATTTCAAAGATTTTCAGGGCTTGTAGGTTCAGGATTCCAGCCGCTGGCTGAGAATTGCACCTAAGAGGGTTGCTTGTATTCTGTTCTTTGGCCTTAAATAAGGGACAAAGCCTAGTCGTTTCTAACGTCCTCTCTCCTGACCTCCCCACCATGCTGAGTCGTGTTGCCGATGCCATCTATTGGCTGAATCGCTACATTGAAAGGGCTGAAAACGTTGCTCGCTTTGTCGATGTCAACCTGACCCTTATGCTGGATATGCCTACAGGTCAACTGGAGCAGTGGGAACCCCTGGTGATGACTACCGGAGATTTGCCCTTATTTCAATCCCGGTACGGTCAGGCCAGTCCCGAAGCCGTGATCCAGTTCCTGACCTTTGATGAGAGTTATCCAAATTCAATTTTGTCCTGTCTACGCTCGGCTCGGGAAAATGCCCGATCCATTCGAGAAATTATTTCTTCGGAAATGTGGGAGCAGGTCAATTCATTTTACTTAATGTTGCAAGAGGCAGCGAAGAGTCAACCCCTGACATCGCCCAATGCTTTTTTTGCTGAGGTAAAACTGGCGAGCCATCTATTTGCCGGGGTGATGCACGCAACCATGACCCACAACGAGGGTTGGCACTTCGGACAGATTGGGCGCTATCTAGAGCGCGCTGACAAAACGACCCGGATGCTTGATGTCAAGTACTTTATCCTCCTCCCGGCGGTGAGCTTTGTGGGCTCCGCCCTGGATGAACTCCAGTGGATTGCCCTGCTTAAGTCCGCCAGTGCCTACGAAATGTATCGCAAACGGGGTGCCCATCGGATTGTTCCCCAAGGGGTGGCTGAGTTTTTGATTCTTGATCGGGAATTCCCCCGGTCGATCCAATATTGTCTATTGCAGGCAGAGCGATCGCTGCAAACCATTACAGGTACACTGCCTGGCACCTGGCGAGATCCAGTAGAGCGGGTACTGGGACGGCTGCGATCGGAACTGGACTATCTCACCATTGAAGAAATTATGCAGAGAGGATTACACGAATTTCTGGATGATCTGCAAAAGCGAATGAATGACATCGACAGCAAAATCTTTGAGACCTTCTTTGCCCTGTCACCCATCAGCGCCTCAGCGCCTCTTGATACTCAAACTATTGCCCAGACTCAATCCTTAATGGTTTAGATAAAGAGTTTGCCACAACCCAAATAAATCAATCACTAGATGCTCCAAGTACTTCTGAAAGCTGGCTCTCATTAACACCTGGAAGTTTACATGAAAATTCTTGGGATTGTACTTTCAATAAATCAAGACTCAGCAGGATTACGACAACGCATCCTGCCAATTTTTTATTCTCTTAAGCATAGAGAATACAATATAGAGATCAAAGAACTTAAATCTATAAGTAAAAAAGAACACATAGATCAAATTGCAAGTGAATACCAATTGGTGATTTTTATAAAGATATTTGACGATCTGGCATACTGTGCAGCTAGGGCGATTAAAGATCGAGGAATTAAGATTGTTCTAGATCTTTTTGATAACTACTTACCCTACTCACGTAGAGCATGGGAATTTGGCTTAAAAAGAATGTATATAAGGATGGCAAATATTGCTGATATAGTAACATGTTCCACTAATTTTCTCGCATCAGCTCTTGAAAATGAGGGCATAAAAAATATTAAAATGATTCCAGATCCAATTCAACCATCTCTACGAACAACTACTGCCAAAGTAGACAACAAAGATTCATCAAATATAAGTTGGCTGGAAAAATGGAATACCAGCGATAACACACTCCGTTTTGCTTGGTTTGGGTTGAGCGGAAACCCATACTATCGAGCTGGAATTGTTGACCTTGCAGAAATTGCTGATACATTTCTATCTTGTTTGACAAAGCTAGAGAAATCGAAAACGATTGAGCTTGTTATCTGCTGTGAAAGCAATCCATCACTTTCCTACGTCTTCGAACGCTTTAGAAGTACAGCAATTAGAATAAAGTGGTTAGCTTGGAGTCAAGAGATAGAAGACTCACTACTGGCTAATAGCCACTGCATACTACTGCCAACTAATCGAAGTGGATTTGCCTCATCCAAAACACATAATCGAGCCAGTAAATCGCTATTGAGTGGTTGTTTAGTCTATTGTTCAGAGATGCCTGGATATGATGACATCTCAGAATTTTGTTTCAATAGTATTTCAGGGTTAATAGATTACATAACTGCGAATACGGCCCAAGAAGTTGAAAATTATTTAACTCGGGCAATTGATTTTGTGCTCAATAAGTATACACTTGAAAA from Neosynechococcus sphagnicola sy1 includes these protein-coding regions:
- a CDS encoding sucrose synthase, giving the protein MHKLIQAVLNSDEKKALHQLIDTLSISGKRYFLRNEIQQTFAECCHHLSQFGYAYHSSSLSQLMHYTHEIILDENSVWLVVRPWIASQQVWRLTLDLATGSEMTLQSLLDVLDRQVNCYQPHILNIDFQPFYQKSPVIDDPRNIGQGLAFLNRYLCNKLLTEFDYWLKALFNALHVLEYDGMQLLINDRIQSGVELSQQVKLGLKFLGEYAPDCPYKSLHLDLQALGFEPGWGNTASRTRETLELLNRLIEDPEPAILEAFVARVPAVFRVVLISINGWVSQESVLGRPEIRSQVDYVLEQARSLENQLQANIEQSGLELLGIHPQVIILTRLIPTCTETQCALPWKKVEGTDNTWILRVPFQEFNPAVTQNWISKFETWPYLESFAVDAERELLAKFGGKPNLIIGNYSEGNLVASLLARRLNAIQCNIAHSLEKPKYLFSNLYWQDLESQYHFSAEFTADLISMNAADFILTSSYQEIVGTPESLGQYESYKCFTMPNLYHVIDGIDLFSPKFNRVPPGVNEQIFFPYHQIKNQDAAKNAGIQALVFEQQKPHIFGHLDQPKKRPMLAVSSMSAIKNVTGLVECFGRSLELQTHCNLILLTNALDVVTTSNSEEGREISKLHALIDQYRLHGHIRWLDVRLSTHDLGEAYRAIADRQGIFIHFAKFEAFGRTILEAMISGLPTFTTQFGGSLEIIQDGTNGFHINPTDLDGSAEKILQFFHQCDTHPEYWYEISNRAIQRIQEQYNWPVHTRQLLLLTKIYSFWNYIYSDNRHGLQCYLEALFYLLYKPRAELILAEHLKR
- a CDS encoding glycoside hydrolase family 65 protein; the encoded protein is MNTPSSRDLIYTDWTLIESQFDPQQLRSRETVFTIGNGYLGTRGSFEEGYPHALPATLVHGVYDDVPVVYTELANCPDWLSLVVIVNGERFRLDRGEMIHYKRQLDLRHGMLSRSVRWRSPTGNTLDLKWERFASLADPQVLGLRCEITPVDFNGEIEVQSSLNGYPENQGFDHWERLDQGKTKLGIDLGIEPGIWLQVRTRSSRIELAMAAKMTVDGTDADFQVTNTPGYPTLMICFSGTAGQTVSLEKMVTVFTSQETELPVQAAQVKLAELPSYSVLRNAHQQAWNEVWQHSDIEIEGNSKAQLAVRYNLFQLFISASLHNSQVSVPAKTLSGFGYRGHIFWDTEIFILPFFTLTQPAIARNLLTYRYHTLNGARRKAAHSGYQGAMFAWESAATGDEVTPRWAMPNDPYAEDVRIWCRDREIHISADIAYAVWQYWQASGDDIWLRDFGAEIILDTALFWMSRLEWNAKQQRYELCGVIGADEYHEQVNNNVFTNRMVQWHLEKAVVVHEWMRLKFPDRATELAQRLQLTSEQLQHWQAMIAQIYILYDAKTGLIEQFEGFFQLKDIDLSAYEPRDRSIQAVLGIDETNQRQVLKQPDVLMLLYLMRGTPAAFPYCPDVLRRNWNYYAPRTDITYGSSLGPAIHAILAADLGAADPEEQFMQAALVDLEDTRGNTADGIHAASAGGIWQAVVFGFGGIQLKDSGPVATPHLPPSWTRLKFKLNWRGTWYSFDLSPPLAQAPDAQVPDIQGLIFDLDRGFDGHCRISLSSLAATG
- a CDS encoding helix-turn-helix domain-containing protein translates to MSQMHPTQVDQLKSIGADLRQKRQERSISLEEVAIKTYIPLQRLKALEDGQIDRLPEPVFVQGFIRRYGDAIGLDGGAIAKSFSTVLEPEPPIKTASRRSVSSITTATSPQGQFKFKSLYPLVGTVVTVGVAIGLGYWFTQDFLPHLSLQPQALPVPDPSPSLAPVVVSPTPRSIAADCYSSGNH
- the pgmB gene encoding beta-phosphoglucomutase yields the protein MTDTAEFHYRAWQRLADEAGLPFDRQANEALRGVSRRESLRLIVGDRPYSEAALEEMMDRKNRYYVESIQGITPEDVLPGVIELLDELRQAGIKIAIASASKNARSVIEKLGIANRVDAIADGYSVEHPKPAPDLFLYAATQLGLDSVHCIVVEDAAVGIEAAITAGMGTIGLGVADRIGNADIVLSNLNGVHLTDLQTKWSCTRPFVLMTQDHQLSRIQTARNQS
- a CDS encoding DUF4115 domain-containing protein, producing the protein MIVDGKSEFEGILNKGTQRTWQAQKELILRAGNAGAVMTSVNQGVEQPFGSLGEVKEITLSKNQVQIAPTN
- a CDS encoding sensor histidine kinase yields the protein MRQVEQLFQIRPTHTSLLPPATPGQKALTAGQPIAVQPPQLLLPASLLPAAPLAPCSVLAILNPLIPSAQAIAQERGLILEVDLPDPLPPVHANLKTIQEAISNVIENALKYTPAGGQIWIHAYQDHPAVPHDDTVTIAISDTGPGISPGDQTHIFERHYRGSQAESDIPGSGLGLAIAHDLVQQMQGGIQVISPAQLPLNSQPAFNPNYPGTTFLIWLPVSHSVIIPR